The DNA window TCTTTTTCTGTGTAGCTAACCGACGAGCTGCACCCTGAACAAGATACGGATTCAAATATCAGCATCAATAGATTAGATGCATTAAAATCAGTCCAAGACTAAACAGAAAATATCAACATAACATGGGATGTGTGTGTAATGTAGGATACTTACAGCTGCAGAGGCATCTCGGCCAAGCTGAGCAAACTGAAGACCTAGGCCACCTTGTGGGTTGGCCAAGAAATGACCAGTTGGATAGCGGCTATTTGAAACAGCTAGCCAGTTTGGAGTGGATCTCCACATACTTTGCTTGGTCAATTTGAAACCCTGTCAATAAAAGGATACCACTGCATCAGTGTTAACAATATGCAAGAAAGGAACAACAAAGAAATCATTTGTTCATCCAATTTCAATGGCCAGCTAGAATACTTTCATGCACACTAGATTTTGTACAATATATGACCAAAAACCTAGAGGGCTAGAGCATTTGCACATCGCAGTGaaacataaaaaaacaaaatcatccGATTTATAATAAAACTTACACACCTTGTTGCTCAAAGGTGACCTCGGAATTTCTATATTTAGAAAGCACTCTTTGGGAAAAGTTCCCTTTTCAATATCCCTAATAGCTGCATTTATCAATGGTAAACAGACTTCTACTGCATCCTTGAAATCAGTTTCTTGGCTTTCATCCTTCTTCCTATAACAGGATAAGATACCAATTCACAATCATTAGCGTAAAAGCATGATCAAAACCAAAAACCGATGTCTAGAATCATTGACTAACCAGTTTAATGATATTGATAATGACGGTACGCCACATAGCAATGCCTCCCTAGCTCCAGCAACAACCCCCGAGTAGAACCTAGAGTATTCTAAAGCATGAGATACAAAGATACAAAGCTTAAAACAGAATAGGTACATACGGGTAAGTCCTATACTAGATTTAGCAACTTACGTGTGATGGCCGCAACTTGATCCCCGGTTAATCCCACTAATAAcctgaaattcaattcaattcaattcaattcaattcatgaTCCATATATATCACAGCATTTCATCATGAGAACAAACATCATGATTCAATTTACATTTGTAACATTGAAAAACTATAATAAATGCTAACCAACACAGGCTTTGACCACGAAAACAACGCCCCAGATAAAGCCAACGAAACACAATCCACCGGAGTTCCTGAATCATCATAAATTACAAATCAGAAAACAATAACAAATTCATATCTATTAGTagcatcataaaaaataaaaaaatctttttttttttgataaaaaaatttagcTTTTCAATTTGAATGAAGCAGATTTAGAAACAGATTTGAATGAATGAAGATTATACCCGAAATCTCAAAAGCAAAAGCACCATTAACTTTAACCGAACAAGCTTCCACAGTTTCTCGAAGCGTAACAGAATGCCCAGAAACAGATTTATCCCTAAAGCAACCATTTCAGCAACTAACAAAAATTACAAACACATTCCACATTATTCAAATTCAATAACAAAGaagaaccaaaaaaaaaaaaatcgatttcACAAACAGAACGCACGATTGAGGAACGCAAACATGAACATTGTAAAGTCCC is part of the Vicia villosa cultivar HV-30 ecotype Madison, WI linkage group LG2, Vvil1.0, whole genome shotgun sequence genome and encodes:
- the LOC131648263 gene encoding uncharacterized protein LOC131648263; translation: MMPPGLVSNLQEALLNRKSTTNPQPQDDEPNDAVSSSADEPVEFDESKPIVLLTNSEGVESPGLTNLVEALVLQGLYNVHVCVPQSDKSVSGHSVTLRETVEACSVKVNGAFAFEISGTPVDCVSLALSGALFSWSKPVLVISGINRGSSCGHHTFYSGVVAGAREALLCGVPSLSISLNWKKDESQETDFKDAVEVCLPLINAAIRDIEKGTFPKECFLNIEIPRSPLSNKGFKLTKQSMWRSTPNWLAVSNSRYPTGHFLANPQGGLGLQFAQLGRDASAAGAARRLATQKKNLEIIESTGAAGKPDTNRVKKYFRLEFLEKQQEEIEDDDLDYRALESGYVAVTPVSVSPHIETDIQTTTSDWISAVIPGGD